In a single window of the Amycolatopsis sp. cg5 genome:
- a CDS encoding ATP-grasp domain-containing protein, producing the protein MNLLLVGANDEWVRKAKDLGLTVLLLQHPTKLTPLQEELADVIYVLDYTEWAEVEPVARQLRAEPGYEVALSLTEPGLDSAARINDLFRLGGTGYEVTKRFRDKLTMRQHLAAIDPNAVGAQTLEHREQLDAFGARYGYPFIVKPTDATASIGVHQVNSPADADEVWAAVERLRGTRTDRVSTLMLLQDFLMEEFVEGPEFSVETFSFSGRHVVVAITEKFTDDAHFAELGHAVPARLDEKTQDEVSAAIGSFLDLMGLRDGVSHTEIRIGARGPQVIESHNRGAGDAITDLVQGAYGIDLISYALGWPFGLVPELPGRPVPKAGASTRFIVGVPGTVESIDGADEARARKGVLDVRISAKVGDTVRTLRDNWDRLGLVAVVGADTTDAIRRGAELIGETIRIKVAGDDGETRLAHVAEVA; encoded by the coding sequence ATGAACCTCCTCCTGGTCGGCGCCAACGACGAGTGGGTGCGCAAGGCGAAGGACCTCGGCTTGACCGTGCTGCTGCTCCAGCACCCGACCAAGCTGACGCCGCTGCAGGAAGAGCTCGCGGACGTCATCTACGTGCTGGACTACACCGAGTGGGCCGAGGTCGAGCCGGTGGCCAGGCAGCTGCGTGCCGAGCCCGGCTACGAGGTCGCGCTTTCGTTGACCGAGCCGGGATTGGACAGCGCGGCGCGCATCAACGACCTCTTCCGGCTCGGCGGAACCGGCTATGAGGTCACCAAACGCTTCCGTGACAAGCTGACCATGCGCCAGCATCTTGCCGCGATCGACCCGAACGCCGTCGGCGCGCAGACGCTGGAGCACCGCGAGCAGCTGGACGCGTTCGGCGCGCGCTACGGCTATCCGTTCATCGTCAAGCCGACCGACGCCACCGCCAGCATCGGCGTGCACCAGGTCAACTCGCCCGCCGACGCCGACGAGGTCTGGGCCGCGGTGGAACGCTTGCGCGGCACCAGGACTGACCGCGTGTCGACGCTCATGCTGCTGCAGGACTTCCTGATGGAGGAGTTCGTCGAGGGCCCCGAGTTCAGCGTGGAGACGTTCAGCTTCTCCGGGCGGCACGTGGTCGTCGCGATCACCGAGAAGTTCACCGACGACGCGCATTTCGCGGAACTCGGCCACGCCGTGCCCGCGCGGCTCGACGAGAAGACCCAGGACGAGGTCAGCGCCGCGATCGGCAGTTTCCTTGACCTGATGGGATTGCGCGACGGCGTGTCCCACACCGAGATCCGGATCGGCGCGCGTGGACCGCAGGTGATCGAAAGTCACAACCGCGGCGCGGGTGACGCGATCACCGATCTCGTGCAGGGCGCGTACGGGATCGACCTGATCAGCTACGCGCTCGGCTGGCCGTTCGGCCTGGTACCCGAACTGCCCGGACGTCCGGTGCCGAAAGCCGGTGCCAGCACCAGGTTCATCGTCGGGGTGCCGGGCACGGTCGAGTCGATCGACGGCGCCGACGAGGCACGGGCCCGCAAAGGCGTGCTGGACGTCCGGATCAGCGCGAAGGTCGGCGACACGGTCCGCACGCTGCGCGACAACTGGGATCGGCTCGGGCTGGTCGCGGTCGTCGGCGCCGACACGACCGACGCGATCCGGCGCGGCGCCGAGCTCATCGGCGAGACCATCCGCATCAAGGTCGCCGGCGACGACGGCGAGACGCGGCTCGCGCATGTGGCCGAGGTGGCGTGA
- the gyrA gene encoding intein-containing DNA gyrase subunit A, translated as MTETLPPEHDRVEPVDIQHEMQRSYIDYAMSVIVSRALPDVRDGLKPVHRRVLYSMFDSGFRPERGYNKCSRVVGDVMGNYHPHGDSAIYDALVRLAQPWSMRYPLIDGQGNFGSPGNDPAAAMRYCASANTRVKLANGSTIRIGDIVPDAKPNSDNEIDLKVLDRNGDPVRAEMLFHSGEHPTLKLTTREGFELSGTHNHPVLALVNVLGVPTLMWKLLEEVQPGDRVVMQRTDAPHDGETEVRKWVEGILAGAFVAEGFVSADRAGFNNIDEDYFKYVVDAYDHVVGGRRYVSSRLIASGSTLHELDIQDLSALRGSVLAEMIGQRSAAKQVPEFVWSAGKTVKRAFLIGLFTGDGSCSALPRNTVQISYSTRSAQLARGVQQLLLEFGVVGKLVHYETGEIKVVITNRRDARLFSNRISFHGAKQAKLEAILDALPEDSRSMSSDHVPFVGDYIRAHGADRWTEQDWLRRHNVDRIERWETRRDEISAHITNPEVLTVVEPLVDGRFYYAEVASVVDDGVQPVYSLRVDTDDHAFVTDGFVSHNTESRLAPLAMQMLAGIDEDTVDFSDNYDGRTQEPDVLPARFPNLLVNGGSGIAVGMATNIPPHNLREVSDGVVWALENPEATDDELLAALLQRVKGPDFPTRGLILGTSGIEDAYRTGRGSVRMRAVVEVDEDAKGRTILVVTELPFQVNPDNLVENIAALVRDGKLTGIADIADESNSRKGMRIVITLKRDAVAKVVLNNLYKHTQLQYNFGVNMLALVDGVPRTLRLDQMIRHYVNHQIEVIVRRTKFRLRKAEERAHILRGLVKALDMLDEVIALIRRSPSADEARPGLMSLLDIDEIQAIAILDMQLRRLAALERQKIINELAEIEETIADLNDILARPERQRQIIREELLEIVDKYGDDRRTQIIPFDGEVSIEDLIAVEDVVVTITRTGYAKRTKTDLYRSQKRGGKGVQGATLKQDDIVQHFFVCSTHDWILFFTNKGRVYRAKAYELPEANRNARGQHVANLLAFQPDEQIAQVIEIPNYEVAPYLVLATQKGLVKKTKLTDFDSNRAGGLIAINLREEDELVGAVLASAEEDLLLVSAGGQSIRFHATDEALRPMGRATSGVLGMRFNDGDELLAISVVKPEKFLLVATDGGYGKRTPIEDYPVQGRGGKGVLTIQHDQRRGRLVGALIVDADDELYAITSSGGVIRTPADQVRKAGRQTKGVRLMNLGEGTTLLAVARNADEPSDVANGSNDEGEEDTTTAPEN; from the coding sequence ATGACGGAGACCTTGCCGCCGGAACACGACCGCGTCGAACCGGTCGACATCCAGCACGAGATGCAGCGTTCGTACATCGACTACGCGATGAGCGTGATCGTGTCCCGCGCGCTGCCCGACGTCCGCGACGGCCTCAAGCCGGTGCACCGCCGCGTGCTGTACTCGATGTTCGACTCGGGCTTCCGGCCGGAGCGCGGGTACAACAAGTGCTCACGCGTCGTCGGCGACGTGATGGGCAACTATCACCCGCACGGCGACTCGGCGATCTACGACGCGCTCGTCCGGCTCGCGCAGCCGTGGTCGATGCGCTACCCGCTGATCGACGGCCAGGGCAACTTCGGCTCGCCGGGCAACGATCCGGCTGCCGCGATGCGCTACTGTGCTTCTGCAAATACGCGGGTAAAGCTGGCCAATGGCTCGACGATTCGCATCGGCGACATCGTCCCGGACGCCAAGCCGAACAGCGACAACGAGATCGATCTCAAGGTGCTCGACCGCAACGGTGACCCGGTGCGTGCCGAGATGTTGTTCCACTCCGGTGAGCACCCGACGCTCAAGCTCACGACCCGCGAGGGTTTCGAGCTGAGTGGTACGCACAACCACCCGGTGCTGGCGCTGGTGAACGTGCTCGGCGTTCCGACGCTGATGTGGAAGCTCCTCGAAGAGGTCCAGCCGGGCGACCGCGTGGTCATGCAGCGCACCGATGCGCCGCACGACGGCGAGACCGAGGTCCGCAAGTGGGTCGAGGGGATCTTGGCCGGCGCGTTCGTGGCGGAAGGCTTCGTTTCCGCCGACCGTGCCGGCTTCAACAACATCGACGAGGACTACTTCAAGTATGTCGTCGACGCGTACGACCATGTTGTCGGTGGGCGTCGTTACGTGTCGTCTCGGCTGATCGCTTCTGGCTCGACATTGCACGAGCTGGACATTCAGGATCTGTCAGCGCTGCGCGGCAGCGTCCTGGCCGAGATGATCGGTCAGCGCAGCGCGGCCAAGCAGGTGCCCGAGTTCGTTTGGTCCGCGGGCAAGACCGTGAAGCGAGCGTTCCTGATCGGGCTCTTCACCGGCGACGGCTCATGCTCGGCCCTGCCGCGGAACACCGTGCAGATCTCCTACTCGACCCGAAGCGCCCAGCTGGCTCGCGGCGTACAGCAGCTGCTGTTGGAGTTCGGTGTCGTCGGCAAGCTCGTGCACTATGAGACGGGTGAGATCAAGGTCGTCATCACGAATCGCCGTGACGCCCGCCTGTTCTCCAACCGGATCAGTTTCCACGGCGCCAAGCAAGCCAAGCTCGAAGCGATTCTCGACGCGCTGCCGGAAGACTCGCGTTCGATGTCTTCGGATCACGTGCCGTTCGTCGGCGACTACATCCGGGCTCACGGTGCTGACCGTTGGACCGAACAGGACTGGCTGCGTCGCCACAACGTCGACCGGATCGAGCGTTGGGAAACCCGCCGTGACGAGATCAGCGCGCACATCACGAACCCTGAAGTGCTGACGGTCGTCGAGCCGCTGGTGGACGGCAGGTTCTACTACGCCGAAGTCGCATCAGTCGTCGACGACGGCGTGCAGCCGGTCTACAGCCTGCGTGTCGACACGGATGACCACGCGTTCGTCACCGACGGTTTCGTCAGCCACAACACCGAGTCACGTCTCGCGCCGCTGGCCATGCAGATGCTGGCAGGCATCGACGAGGACACCGTCGACTTCTCCGACAACTACGACGGCCGCACGCAGGAGCCGGACGTCCTGCCTGCCCGGTTCCCGAACCTGCTGGTCAACGGTGGTTCCGGCATCGCGGTCGGCATGGCGACCAACATCCCGCCGCACAACCTGCGCGAGGTCTCCGACGGTGTCGTCTGGGCGCTGGAGAACCCGGAAGCGACCGACGACGAGCTGCTCGCGGCGCTGCTGCAGCGGGTCAAGGGGCCGGACTTCCCGACCAGGGGCCTGATCCTCGGCACCTCGGGCATCGAGGACGCGTACCGCACGGGCCGCGGCTCGGTGCGCATGCGCGCGGTCGTCGAGGTCGACGAGGACGCCAAGGGCCGCACGATCCTGGTCGTCACCGAGTTGCCGTTCCAGGTCAACCCGGACAACCTGGTCGAGAACATCGCCGCGCTGGTGCGCGACGGGAAGCTCACCGGCATCGCCGACATCGCGGACGAGTCGAACAGCCGCAAGGGCATGCGCATCGTGATCACGCTCAAGCGGGACGCGGTCGCGAAGGTCGTGCTGAACAACCTCTACAAGCACACCCAGCTGCAGTACAACTTCGGCGTCAACATGCTGGCGCTGGTCGACGGGGTGCCGCGCACCCTGCGGCTCGACCAGATGATCCGCCACTACGTGAATCACCAGATCGAGGTCATCGTCAGGCGGACCAAGTTCCGCCTGCGCAAGGCCGAAGAGCGGGCCCACATCCTGCGTGGTCTGGTCAAGGCGCTCGACATGCTCGACGAGGTCATCGCCCTGATCCGGCGGTCGCCGTCCGCCGACGAGGCGCGGCCCGGCCTGATGTCGCTGCTCGACATCGACGAGATCCAGGCCATCGCGATCCTCGACATGCAGCTGCGCCGCCTGGCCGCACTCGAACGTCAGAAGATCATCAACGAGCTGGCCGAGATCGAAGAGACGATCGCGGACCTGAACGACATCCTGGCCCGCCCCGAGCGGCAGCGGCAGATCATCCGCGAAGAACTGCTCGAGATCGTCGACAAGTACGGCGACGACCGGCGCACCCAGATCATCCCGTTCGACGGCGAGGTGTCGATCGAGGACCTGATCGCCGTCGAGGACGTGGTCGTCACGATCACCCGCACCGGCTACGCGAAGCGCACCAAGACCGACCTCTACCGCTCGCAGAAGCGCGGCGGCAAGGGCGTGCAGGGCGCGACGCTCAAGCAGGACGACATCGTCCAGCACTTCTTCGTCTGCTCCACGCACGACTGGATCCTGTTCTTCACGAACAAGGGCCGGGTCTACCGCGCGAAGGCGTACGAGCTGCCGGAGGCGAACCGCAACGCACGCGGCCAGCACGTGGCGAACCTGCTCGCGTTCCAGCCGGACGAGCAGATCGCCCAGGTCATCGAGATCCCCAACTACGAGGTCGCGCCGTACCTGGTGCTCGCCACGCAGAAGGGTCTCGTCAAGAAGACCAAGCTGACCGACTTCGACTCCAACCGCGCCGGCGGCCTCATCGCCATCAACCTGCGCGAAGAGGACGAACTGGTCGGCGCCGTGCTCGCGTCCGCCGAAGAGGACCTGCTGCTCGTCTCCGCAGGCGGCCAGTCCATCCGCTTCCACGCCACCGACGAAGCACTGCGCCCGATGGGCCGCGCGACGTCCGGCGTGCTCGGCATGCGCTTCAACGACGGCGACGAACTGCTGGCCATCAGCGTCGTCAAGCCGGAGAAGTTCCTGCTGGTCGCCACCGACGGCGGGTACGGCAAGCGGACCCCGATCGAGGACTACCCGGTGCAGGGCCGCGGCGGCAAGGGCGTGCTCACCATCCAGCATGATCAGCGACGTGGCAGGCTGGTGGGAGCGCTCATCGTCGACGCCGACGACGAGCTCTACGCCATCACCTCCAGTGGCGGTGTCATCAGGACTCCGGCCGACCAGGTACGCAAGGCCGGTCGGCAGACCAAGGGCGTCCGGCTGATGAATCTCGGTGAGGGGACAACTCTTCTCGCCGTCGCACGCAACGCGGACGAGCCCTCAGACGTCGCCAACGGTAGTAATGATGAGGGAGAAGAAGACACCACGACAGCGCCGGAGAACTAG
- a CDS encoding DLW-39 family protein, whose amino-acid sequence MKKLLALAAIAGAVLFVVKRNKAAKAEADLWREATAPTERPLGAVSTNGSAPAKASSSDAANN is encoded by the coding sequence GTGAAGAAGCTGCTGGCACTCGCTGCCATCGCAGGCGCCGTGTTGTTCGTGGTCAAGCGGAACAAGGCTGCGAAGGCCGAGGCCGACCTGTGGCGCGAAGCCACCGCCCCGACTGAGCGCCCGCTCGGCGCCGTCTCCACCAACGGCAGCGCGCCCGCCAAGGCGAGCTCCTCGGACGCGGCCAACAACTGA
- a CDS encoding dihydrofolate reductase family protein has product MRKLIVTNIVSLDGYFEGPGGNVMALPMDGAFDSYNAERLRTADTLLLGRRTFEMFQGFWPTVAENPAFGPVQQEISRLDNAIDKLVISDSVTLAPTAAWTDTTTVVSRAAAHAHLADLKQSDGGDILVFGSHTLWNDLLAADLVDELHLIVGAVALGGGTPAFTAANSLRLIETRRFEGSDNHLARYAKVYA; this is encoded by the coding sequence ATGCGCAAGCTCATCGTCACCAACATCGTCTCGCTCGACGGCTACTTCGAGGGCCCCGGCGGCAACGTCATGGCCCTCCCCATGGACGGTGCCTTCGACTCCTACAACGCCGAGCGCCTCCGCACCGCCGACACGCTGCTGCTGGGCCGCCGCACCTTCGAGATGTTCCAGGGCTTCTGGCCGACCGTCGCGGAAAACCCGGCCTTCGGCCCGGTCCAGCAGGAGATCTCCCGCCTCGACAACGCCATCGACAAGCTCGTCATCTCGGACTCCGTCACCTTGGCGCCGACCGCAGCCTGGACCGACACGACCACAGTGGTCAGCCGCGCCGCCGCCCACGCCCACCTCGCCGACCTCAAGCAGAGCGACGGCGGCGACATTTTGGTCTTCGGCAGCCACACCCTCTGGAACGACCTCCTCGCCGCGGACCTGGTCGACGAGCTCCACCTGATCGTCGGCGCGGTCGCACTCGGCGGCGGCACCCCGGCGTTCACCGCCGCCAACTCCCTGCGCCTCATCGAGACACGTCGTTTCGAAGGCTCGGACAATCACCTGGCCCGGTACGCGAAGGTTTACGCCTGA
- the cysK gene encoding cysteine synthase A: protein MTSLLSPQRIANGIEELVGGTPLLRLPSTGAQVLAKLESANPLSSIKDRAALFMLRGAEADGRLKPGGTVIEATSGNTGIALAALSASRGYRCVIVLPDNATAERIGLLKALGAEVVLTPKELRYQGCIDKAEELHLATPDSWFPQQHANPDNVRAHRETTGPEIWADTAGAVDILVAGIGTGGTLCGSADFLKTQNPLLQAVGVEPDGSPLLSRGYAGTHSIFGLNGGFVAETTDPELIDEVLTVTDDEALDTARWLARSVGVLAGVSSGAAVHGALRIASRPENEGKTIVTILPDTGERYLSVWDGPTAKGTDR from the coding sequence ATGACCAGTTTGCTGTCACCCCAACGTATCGCCAACGGGATCGAGGAACTGGTCGGCGGCACCCCGCTGCTCCGGTTGCCGTCGACCGGCGCGCAGGTGCTCGCCAAGCTGGAGTCGGCGAATCCGCTCTCCAGCATCAAGGATCGCGCCGCGCTCTTCATGCTGCGTGGCGCGGAAGCCGACGGGCGGCTGAAACCGGGTGGCACGGTCATCGAGGCGACATCCGGGAACACCGGCATCGCGCTCGCCGCGCTGAGCGCTTCGCGGGGTTACCGCTGCGTGATCGTCTTGCCGGACAACGCGACCGCCGAGCGCATCGGGCTTCTCAAGGCGCTGGGCGCCGAAGTCGTGTTGACGCCCAAGGAACTTCGCTACCAGGGCTGTATCGACAAGGCCGAGGAACTGCACCTCGCGACGCCGGACTCGTGGTTCCCGCAGCAGCACGCGAATCCCGACAACGTGCGCGCACACCGTGAGACGACCGGGCCCGAAATCTGGGCAGACACCGCGGGCGCCGTCGACATCCTGGTCGCCGGAATCGGGACCGGCGGGACGTTGTGCGGTTCCGCCGACTTCCTCAAGACGCAGAATCCGTTGCTGCAGGCGGTCGGCGTCGAGCCGGACGGTTCGCCGCTGCTCTCGCGTGGTTACGCGGGCACGCACTCGATCTTCGGGCTGAACGGCGGATTCGTCGCCGAGACCACCGATCCCGAGCTGATCGACGAAGTCCTCACCGTCACCGACGACGAGGCGCTGGACACCGCGCGCTGGCTCGCGCGCAGTGTCGGCGTGCTCGCCGGCGTCTCGTCAGGGGCCGCCGTGCACGGCGCGCTGCGGATCGCGAGCCGGCCGGAGAACGAGGGAAAGACCATCGTCACCATCCTGCCCGACACCGGCGAGCGCTACCTGAGCGTCTGGGACGGGCCTACCGCGAAAGGAACGGACCGATGA
- a CDS encoding DUF3566 domain-containing protein, with protein MTPSEKSETTGVSAPPWQRDGNGSPAEEHEGQAAADTDETLRMKQEDVPAAAPQQDYHPGTGDFPAVTGTAARRLFGDAAEDEKTRETAIPSASRSRPAPTALRRPGRGPRRASLQIKRFDPWSVLKLSLVLGLAMFFVWLVAVGVLYTVLDGMGVWDKLNGTYSSLVGGEGANAPTDPLISAGRVFGIAAILGAINIVLVAALATVSAFIYNVSADLAGGLEVTLSERE; from the coding sequence GTGACACCATCCGAGAAGTCCGAAACGACCGGCGTTTCGGCGCCACCCTGGCAGCGTGACGGCAACGGCTCGCCCGCCGAGGAGCACGAAGGTCAGGCTGCCGCCGACACCGACGAAACGCTTCGCATGAAGCAGGAGGACGTGCCGGCGGCCGCCCCGCAGCAGGACTACCACCCGGGCACCGGGGACTTCCCCGCGGTCACGGGCACAGCGGCGCGCCGCCTCTTCGGCGACGCGGCCGAGGACGAGAAGACCCGCGAGACGGCCATCCCGTCCGCGTCCCGTTCCCGGCCCGCCCCGACGGCACTGCGCCGTCCCGGCCGCGGCCCCCGCCGGGCCAGCCTGCAGATCAAGCGCTTCGACCCGTGGTCTGTGCTCAAGCTCTCACTGGTGCTCGGCCTCGCCATGTTCTTCGTCTGGCTGGTCGCCGTCGGCGTCCTCTACACCGTCCTCGACGGCATGGGCGTCTGGGACAAGCTCAACGGCACCTACTCGTCGCTCGTCGGCGGCGAAGGCGCCAACGCACCGACAGATCCCCTGATCAGCGCCGGTCGCGTCTTCGGAATCGCGGCCATCCTCGGCGCGATCAACATCGTCCTGGTGGCCGCGCTGGCCACGGTCAGCGCGTTCATCTACAACGTCTCGGCGGACCTCGCTGGCGGCCTCGAGGTCACGTTGTCGGAGCGAGAGTAA
- the epsC gene encoding serine O-acetyltransferase EpsC → MELVRMLAEDLRTVVERDPSVRHRGEAFLHPALPAVWTHRVAHLLHNRGLRLTARFLMVLVRAFTGVEIHPGAVLGRRVFVDHGAAVVIGETARVGDDVTIYHQVTLGAVGWWRDNKRADGERRHPVIGARVVLGTNATVLGPVTVGDDAVIGAQALVVDDVPARALALAPAAVTQATQLRRKAS, encoded by the coding sequence ATGGAACTGGTGCGCATGCTCGCGGAGGACCTGCGGACGGTCGTCGAACGGGATCCGTCCGTCCGGCACCGTGGCGAGGCCTTCCTGCACCCGGCGCTGCCCGCCGTGTGGACACACCGGGTCGCCCATCTCCTGCACAACCGCGGCCTGCGGTTGACCGCGAGGTTCCTGATGGTGCTGGTCAGGGCGTTCACCGGGGTCGAAATCCATCCCGGCGCGGTGCTCGGGCGGCGGGTGTTCGTCGACCACGGTGCCGCCGTCGTGATCGGGGAGACCGCGCGGGTCGGGGATGACGTGACGATCTACCACCAGGTGACGCTCGGCGCGGTCGGCTGGTGGCGGGACAACAAGCGCGCCGACGGGGAGCGGCGGCATCCGGTGATCGGGGCGCGGGTGGTGCTGGGCACGAACGCGACCGTGCTCGGGCCGGTGACCGTCGGCGATGACGCCGTGATCGGGGCGCAGGCGCTGGTGGTCGACGACGTTCCCGCCCGAGCGCTCGCGCTCGCACCGGCCGCGGTCACGCAGGCGACTCAACTACGGAGGAAGGCGTCATGA
- a CDS encoding VOC family protein, with amino-acid sequence MSRHHAIDYIEITVTDLDAAKRFYTEAFGWEFNDYGPAYAGIRGADGEVGGLRQDEKTTAGGPFVLLYSDELDKSAAAVRSAGGQVVNGPYEFPGGRRFHFTDPSGNELGVWAQA; translated from the coding sequence ATGTCTCGACACCATGCGATCGACTACATCGAAATCACCGTCACCGACCTCGACGCGGCCAAGCGGTTCTATACCGAGGCCTTCGGTTGGGAGTTCAACGACTACGGGCCCGCGTATGCCGGTATTCGCGGCGCCGATGGGGAAGTCGGCGGGCTGCGGCAGGACGAGAAGACCACGGCCGGTGGGCCTTTTGTGCTGCTGTACTCCGATGAGCTCGACAAGTCCGCGGCGGCGGTGCGGAGTGCCGGCGGCCAGGTGGTGAACGGGCCTTACGAATTTCCCGGTGGCCGCCGGTTCCACTTCACCGATCCGAGTGGGAACGAGCTGGGCGTCTGGGCTCAGGCGTAA
- a CDS encoding sigma-70 family RNA polymerase sigma factor has product MSTDLLAAARGGDSLAFDQLVAQFRGELTAHCYRMLGSPHDAEDALQESLLSAWRGLPSFEGRSSLRTWLYRICTNACLRLNTKRVLSPDHGPARHETDDLGEPQPGPWLEPWQDDPSANYLRRESVELAFIAALQHLPSTQRAVLILRQVLEYSAAETAEILDLTPAAVNSALQRARKAVDERVPQRSQQDELSALGPDGQRELIDAFVTAWEKADVNAIVALLAEDVRFTMPPLPAWFDGLEDVTRFLVERIFANSWRLVPTQANGQLAIAGYMRRPDGVYGLGGINVLSLRDGLITEISSFLSPEVLAGFDLPETFSD; this is encoded by the coding sequence ATGAGCACCGATCTGCTGGCCGCGGCGCGCGGCGGCGACTCGCTGGCGTTCGACCAACTGGTCGCCCAGTTCCGCGGCGAGCTGACCGCGCACTGCTACCGCATGCTCGGCTCACCCCACGACGCCGAGGACGCGTTGCAGGAGTCGCTGCTCAGCGCCTGGCGAGGCCTGCCGAGTTTCGAAGGCCGGAGTTCGCTGCGCACCTGGCTCTACCGAATCTGCACCAACGCCTGCCTCCGCCTCAACACGAAACGAGTGCTCTCACCAGACCACGGCCCGGCCCGCCACGAGACGGACGACCTGGGCGAACCCCAGCCAGGCCCGTGGCTCGAACCGTGGCAAGACGATCCGTCGGCGAACTACCTGCGACGCGAGAGCGTCGAGCTGGCATTCATCGCCGCACTCCAACATCTGCCGAGCACCCAACGCGCGGTCCTGATCCTGCGCCAGGTCCTTGAGTACTCGGCCGCCGAGACCGCGGAAATCCTCGACCTCACCCCGGCCGCGGTCAACAGCGCACTCCAACGCGCACGCAAGGCCGTCGACGAGCGAGTCCCGCAGCGCAGTCAGCAGGACGAACTGTCAGCACTCGGCCCCGACGGCCAACGCGAACTGATCGACGCCTTCGTCACGGCCTGGGAAAAAGCCGACGTCAACGCGATCGTCGCACTGCTGGCCGAGGACGTCCGCTTCACCATGCCCCCGCTGCCAGCATGGTTCGACGGCCTCGAAGACGTCACCCGCTTCCTGGTCGAGCGCATCTTCGCCAACTCGTGGCGCCTGGTACCGACCCAAGCGAACGGCCAGCTCGCGATCGCCGGCTACATGCGCCGCCCCGACGGCGTGTACGGACTCGGCGGCATCAACGTCCTGAGCCTGCGCGATGGCCTGATCACCGAGATCTCCAGCTTCCTCAGCCCAGAGGTACTCGCCGGCTTCGACCTCCCGGAAACTTTTTCGGACTGA